The following are encoded together in the Streptomyces rapamycinicus NRRL 5491 genome:
- a CDS encoding TetR/AcrR family transcriptional regulator has translation MKQEGRTAPDAPATLWDRTRQLASQEILETALRLFTEQGYDETTIAQIAREAGVSQRTLFRYFGAKEDLLGGDQGRFGQVLTDTIGEQPAEAGVWEALRAGVAAVLALHDSREQALERFRLLHNTASLRAGWLEKRLRFQEELLPLVEARMGAAVGSADPRARAVLATAFACLDAASMAWVDNDGKGDILDLYDECLAAVRG, from the coding sequence ATGAAGCAGGAAGGCAGGACGGCGCCGGACGCACCGGCCACGCTGTGGGACCGGACGCGGCAGCTGGCCTCCCAGGAGATTCTCGAGACGGCTCTGCGCCTGTTCACCGAGCAGGGCTACGACGAGACGACCATCGCCCAGATCGCCCGGGAGGCCGGCGTCTCCCAGCGCACCCTCTTCCGCTACTTCGGCGCCAAGGAAGACCTTCTCGGCGGCGACCAGGGCCGGTTCGGGCAAGTCCTGACGGACACGATCGGCGAACAGCCCGCCGAAGCCGGTGTCTGGGAGGCCCTGCGTGCCGGGGTCGCCGCCGTGCTGGCCCTGCACGACAGCCGCGAACAGGCCCTGGAGCGGTTCCGCCTCCTGCACAACACCGCCTCGCTGCGGGCCGGTTGGCTCGAGAAGCGGCTGCGGTTCCAGGAGGAGCTGCTGCCGCTCGTCGAGGCGCGCATGGGCGCCGCTGTCGGCAGCGCGGATCCGAGGGCCCGCGCGGTGCTCGCGACAGCGTTCGCGTGCCTGGACGCCGCATCGATGGCGTGGGTCGACAACGACGGTAAGGGCGACATCCTGGACCTGTACGACGAGTGCCTGGCCGCGGTGCGCGGCTGA